Proteins from one Rhizoctonia solani chromosome 5, complete sequence genomic window:
- a CDS encoding Transposase family Tnp2 protein, giving the protein MPPRRRAAPRPPKPKRVCPHCNLPRSERQIRRHLEPYQEGRGYMLDSESEPDSGNTSSSDNADKEPDHPHVLGQDKVPPNVPGDIDLGPPAHADLDPLANNDLHDMPPPLEHVQILDDLRRILRNPHAMLDQWGNYVKPDASEADDRSIRKGSVSSNKDPAFKERMDEPKLDPNNPNDEPYIDIDVLRNFLNKHLAELDNDEWEELQAHKLNPGDCKLLELLATRLWTRFLRSMWNDLCLGPGAAFASLLVLIPKPTICRTPL; this is encoded by the exons ATGCCCCCCCGTCGACGGGCTGCTCCCCGTCCGCCCAAGCCAAAGCGCGTATGTCCTCACTGCAACCTCCCGCGTAGTGAGCGGCAGATCCGCCGACATCTGGAGCCATACCAAGAGGGTAGAGGATACATGTTGGACTCGGAGTCTGAGCCGGACTCGGGCAACACCAGCAGTTCTGACAATGCTGACAAGGAGCCTGACCACCCACATGTGCTGGGACAGGACAAAG TGCCCCCCAACGTTCCCGGTGATATTGACCTTGGCCCTCCTGCTCACGCGGATTTAGATCCGCTAGCCAACAACGACCTTCACGACATGCCACCTCCGCTTGAGCATGTCCAAATTCTCG ACGACCTTCGGAGGATTCTTCGTAATCCCCACGCCATGCTTGACCAGTGGGGCAATTATGTCAAGCCCGACGCCTCTGAAGCTGACGACCGTTCCATCCGCAAAGGGTCTGTCAGCAGCAACAAAGACCCCGCGTTCAAGGAGCGAATGGATGAGCCCAAACTAGACCCCAACAACCCAAACGACGAGCCCTACATCGACATTGACGTGCTCCGGAACTTCCTCAACAAGCACCTGGCTGAATTAGACAATGACGAATGGGAAGAACTCC AGGCTCACAAGCTTAACCCTGGGGATTGTAAGctccttgagcttcttgctACCCGGCTTTGGACCCGCTTCTTGCGTTCAATGTGGAACGATCTTTGCCTTGGG CCTGGCGCCGCCTTCGCATCCTTGCTGGTCTTGATACCAAAACCTACCAtttgtcgtacaccactgtaa
- a CDS encoding Retrovirus-related Pol polyprotein from transposon opus: MPTAPTKKEEKFRLVHNFAEVNKVTQIPAFPMGDLAAKQQNVAGYKRVCTIDFASGFNALPMEESSIKYTGFYAEGRGHYVYLRMPFGLTGAPTSFCKMLADALYDLLGNGAEIWMDNICLAFNNFDKGMNKLERLLERCREQGLSIAPAKTRLFMEEAVFAGAKVLERGIKPDQRKVQAILEWPEPTLVLEVMGFLGITGAFRAKIKDYARIAQPLLDLVRAVKIKKRADGKTIKGEYKRALENAKVELSEEAKKAFIELKLILTTNPVLRAPEYDGRRFKITTDGSKYGFGAMLSQEWEEEDTKSGTTKKIPYPIAFASKRTSRTEEKYAPFLLEFAALKFAFDSFAQIIAGQEIEIKTDCKALADLLGNKKISSTHERWRNTVVAHRIVAVRHRPGVENPVCDGLSWMWQYREDTDEGNGREETVDPDWEAHKGLLVEVQYIMEDTEAGETLRRFEADEYFGDIVRYLVLGTADGDDLTPANIERAQKRAAHRAVGFEVVEGKLWRVAGKGSTRAPRVECIPKKEGAALALATHEATGHFGRDLTILTLQDKYFWPNMRSDVITAVTTCPRCRNFGPKLMNALLAPITRARPFDLICGDYLSLPTGTEGFKTVLLVIDVYSRFTFGFATRDAGTGAFTVKCLDKLCDTFMTPGSFMSDNGSHFDCREVDEWAENQSVSIIHSPPHSPWVNGLIEDANRILIGRLRTSCAEDLGKSPGDPNRPPSPPPRSWPKFLQKAIRDMNDRILPSLGYSPRELLTGVLTADRSYKAGAQIRQHYAPLGNEQTPPVDVNMALSYALRQDGAERALTHARARKRTFDTKIKPLLVEPGDLVQKYDPRWDNTHSNERKLAQRWSNPLRVRERRNASYVLEDLEGNIMSLNAHARHLRPYATEPKHPPHKTDPVALEESEPLSPGYSEDF; encoded by the coding sequence ATGCCAACGGCCCCAACTAAGAAGGAGGAAAAGTTCAGGCTAGTACACAACTTTGCCGAAGTCAACAAAGTCACCCAAATACCAGCATTCCCTATGGGCGACCTAGCGGCAAAACAGCAAAACGTAGCAGGATACAAACGAGTATGCACAATAGATTTTGCCTCTGGGTTCAACGCGCTGCCAATGGAGGAATCAAGCATCAAATATACCGGATTTTACGCAGAAGGAAGAGGCCACTACGTATACCTCCGTATGCCCTTTGGGCTAACTGGCGCACCAACCTCGTTCTGCAAAATGCTAGCAGACGCCCTGTACGACCTGCTTGGCAATGGTGCAGAAATATggatggacaacatttgtcTAGCATTCAACAACTTTGACAAAGGAATGAACAAACTGGAAAGGCTGCTGGAAAGGTGTAGGGAGCAAGGACTGTCAATTGCGCCGGCAAAAACGCGCCTGTTCATGGAGGAAGCGGTGTTTGCGGGGGCTAAGGTTTTGGAGAGAGGAATCAAACCAGACCAAAGGAAAGTACAAGCGATACTAGAATGGCCAGAACCAACATTGGTCCTGGAGGTGATGGGATTTTTGGGCATCACCGGCGCGTTCAGAGCAAAGATCAAGGACTACGCGCGGATCGCACAACCACTGTTGGACCTGGTGAGGGCGGTGAAAATAAAGAAGAGAGCAGACGGGAAAACAATCAAGGGAGAATACAAACGAGCATTGGAGAACGCAAAAGTAGAACTATCAGAAGAAGCAAAGAAGGCATTCATTGAACTGAAACTCATCTTGACAACAAATCCAGTCCTGAGGGCACCAGAGTACGACGGAAGAAGATTTAAAATTACTACCGATGGATCGAAGTACGGATTTGGGGCAATGCTGTCGCAGGAATGGGAGGAGGAAGACACAAAGAGCGGAACAACAAAGAAAATACCATACCCAATCGCATTCGCATCAAAAAGAACATCACGAACCGAAGAAAAATACGCACCGTTTTTACTCGAATTCGCAGCACTCAAATTCGCGTTCGACTCCTTCGCTCAAATCATCGCTGGGCAGGAAATCGAAATCAAAACGGACTGCAAAGCACTGGCAGACCTACTGGGCAATAAGAAGATCAGTTCAACGCACGAGAGATGGAGGAATACAGTGGTGGCACACCGAATCGTAGCAGTAAGACATAGAccgggggtagagaacccgGTCTGCGACGGACTCAGTTGGATGTGGCAATATCGAGAGGATACGGACGAGGGGAACGGACGAGAGGAAACGGTGGACCCAGACTGGGAAGCGCACAAGGGGCTTTTAGTAGAAGTACAATACATAATGGAGGATACGGAGGCAGGAGAGACGCTGAGGAGGTTCGAGGCGGACGAGTATTTCGGGGACATCGTACGATACCTAGTACTAGGAACAGCAGACGGGGACGATTTAACACCAGCGAACATCGAGAGGGCGCAGAAGCGAGCCGCGCATCGAGCAGTCGGATTTGAAGTTGTGGAAGGGAAACTATGGCGAGTGGCAGGAAAAGGATCGACCAGAGCACCACGCGTAGAATGCATACCTAAGAAAGAGGGAGCAGCGCTAGCATTGGCTACACACGAAGCAACTGGACACTTCGGACGAGACCTAACAATCCTGACCCTACAAGACAAATACTTCTGGCCAAACATGCGATCCGACGTCATCACAGCCGTTACAACTTGCCCACGATGTCGAAACTTCGGCCCAAAACTCATGAACGCGCTCCTAGCACCCATCACACGAGCCCGACCGTTTGACCTCATATGCGGCGATTATCTATCACTACCTACCGGCACCGAGGGGTTCAAAACGGTCTTACTCGTTATCGATGTATACAGCCGGTTCACTTTCGGGTTTGCTACACGCGATGCAGGAACAGGGGCCTTCACAGTCAAATGCCTAGACAAACTATGCGATACATTCATGACCCCAGGAAGCTTCATGTCGGATAATGGGTCACACTTCGATTGCCGCGAAGTTGACGAATGGGCAGAAAACCAGAGCGTATCAATCATCCACTCACCACCACATTCACCTTGGGTCAATGGCCTCATCGAAGACGCGAACCGAATACTGATCGGTCGCCTCCGAACCTCTTGTGCCGAAGATCTCGGGAAAAGCCCGGGAGACCCGAACCGCCCACCATCGCCCCCACCACGGTCATGGCCGAAATTCCTGCAAAAGGCCATCCGAGACATGAACGATCGCATACTCCCATCCCTCGGGTACTCGCCCCGCGAACTCTTAACCGGCGTTCTAACAGCCGATCGTAGCTATAAAGCCGGTGCCCAGATCCGACAACACTATGCACCACTCGGCAACGAACAGACACCTCCAGTCGACGTCAATATGGCCCTATCATATGCGTTACGCCAGGACGGGGCAGAGCGAGCTCTGACACACGCTCGAGCCCGCAAACGCACCTTCGACACAAAGATCAAGCCGTTACTAGTAGAACCGGGAGATTTAGTCCAAAAGTACGACCCACGCTGGGACAACACGCACAGTAACGAGCGAAAATTGGCGCAACGCTGGTCCAACCCACTCCGAGTACGAGAAAGACGCAACGCATCATATGTGTTAGAAGACCTTGAGGGGAACATCATGTCGCTCAACGCACACGCCCGGCATCTGAGACCGTATGCGACCGAACCCAAACACCCCCCACACAAGACGGACCCGGTAGCCCTCGAAGAATCTGAGCCACTGAGCCCGGGGTACAGCGAGGACTTCTAA
- a CDS encoding Retrovirus-related Pol polyprotein from transposon opus, whose product MSWIFNITDITNNTHTPPTLPYQQWAYLATEEKQAVKSRSTIDAGSQANVLDAALWAANKSSLGPLKPSQTLLQVADGKASRCLGQWTGQVKLAGQAQWSSFEVFDLGGAFEVLLGKPWLTQAKATQSFINNTLHLPGLTPIPNAYPLVEGWTRKEPNKLNKEGTEAIEESGVAGAKPEELKPEREEKVQQPECKAETGDGCRRSRRLAARGSWYWVPENQVALLEREAGMERMGMGENPRPRERLDKAITQAKRALARQEKAEAAAPKKQLDAMNIGKEHNTHLPANQSQRWTDPFAADRVAKIQNRVSVGENLTTNQKAHIRGLVASYANVFALDLLEVTSVKTHLHKLNIPPSAKFQTQVGQKPLLQTQRTWLYSTLDKMEAANIIKRVPNTFPAAVSPTNVVPKPGGAKEPSLKYLQMLANRACEEAGIPVRLSQLSSDLWFKGA is encoded by the exons ATGAGTTGGATATTCAA TATTACAGATATTACCAATAATACACACACGCCGCCCACACTCCCGTATCAACAATGGGCGTACCTAGCAACTGAGGAAAAGCAAGCAGTCAAGTCACGCAGCACCATTGATGCAGGATCCCAGGCCAACGTACTTGATGCAGCACTCTGGGCAGCAAACAAGAGCAGCCTAGGGCCTTTGAAGCCCTCTCAAACACTGCTGCAAGTGGCAGACGGCAAGGCATCACGATGCCTGGGACAATGGACAGGCCAAGTCAAACTAGCAGGGCAAGCACAGTGGTCAAGCTTTGAAGTTTTTGATTTGGGCGGTGCATTTGAAGTCCTGCTAGGCAAACCTTGGCTTACGCAGGCAAAAGCAACCCAGTCATTCATCAACAACACGCTACACTTACCTGGTCTAACACCCATCCCCAACGCATATCCACTGGTGGAAGGATGGACAAGGAAGGAACCAAATAAATTAAACAAGGAAGGAACAGAGGCAATAGAGGAATCAGGGGTAGCGGGAGCAAAACCGGAGGAACTGAAGCCGGAGCGGGAGGAAAAGGTCCAGCAACCGGAATGCAAAGCAGAGACAGGAGACGGATGCAGGCGGAGCAGGAGACTAGCAGCAAGAGGAAGTTGGTACTGGGTACCGGAAAACCAAGTAGCGTTGCTAGAAAGGGAAGCGGGAATGGAGAGAATGGGGATGGGGGAAAACCCAAGACCAAGGGAAAGGCTGGACAAAGCAATCACGCAAGCAAAAAGGGCCTTAGCCCGCCAAGAGAAAGCGGAAGCGGCAGCACCAAAGAAACAATTAGATGCAATGAATATTGGTAAAGAGCACAACACACACCTACCAGCCAACCAGTCCCAGCGTTGGACGGACCCATTTGCGGCAGACAGAGTAGCGAAAATCCAAAACCGGGTATCAGTGGGTGAGAATCTAACAACCAACCAAAAGGCACACATCCGGGGACTGGTTGCAAGCTACGCCAACGTCTTTGCACTTGACCTATTGGAAGTCACATCAGTCAAAACGCATTTGCACAAGCTCAACATACCACCCAGTGCAAAATTCCAAACCCAAGTAGGCCAGAAACCCCTCTTGCAAACCCAGAGAACCTGGCTGTATTCCACACTGGACAAAATGGAGGCGGCAAACATTATCAAGAGAGTGCCAAACACATTCCCAGCAGCCGTGTCACCCACCAACGTAGTCCCAAAACCCGGAGGAGCCAAAGAACCTTCACTCAAATACCTCCAAATGCTAGCTAACAGAGCCTGTGAGGAAGCGGGCATCCCAGTGCGcttgtcacaactcagctcggacctatggttcaagggggcttaa
- a CDS encoding Core histone H2A/H2B/H3/H4, with the protein MIYPAWTLAIVLDARRSYLAALDVSIASMFDLCHTVTRLGEPFSLVLSVTLTFYLMLYPWPSTSHSFATRLHVPQGNAPITSASTTSPDPQIPTKPTTFDTELSILNPSSSILRPNGNTGVSADKKKRKKSCKETYSSYIYKVLKQVHPDTGISNKAMAILNLFVNNIFKRI; encoded by the exons ATGATCTACCCGGCTTGGACACTTGCTATTGTTCTTGACGCTCgtagatcctaccttgctgCTCTAGATGTCTCAATCGCGTCTATGTTTGATTTGTGCCATACAGTAACACGCCTTGGTGAGCCATTTTCCCTCGTTCTGTCTGTCACGCTGACCTTTTACCTCATGCTTTACCCTTGGCCCTCAACATCCCATTCATTCGCAACACGCCTGCACGTACCACAAGGCAACGCCCCCATCACCTCTGCCTCCACGACTTCACCAG ACCCTCAAATCCCTACCAAACCAACTACCTTTGACACTGAACTCTCTATCCTCAACCCTTCATCCTCTATACTACGGCCAAATGGTAA TACGGGTGTCAGCGCGGACAAGAAGAAGCGCAAGAAGTCTTGCAAGGAGACTTACTCTTCTTACATCTACAAGG TGCTCAAGCAGGTTCACCCTGATACCGGTATCTCTAACAAGGCCATGGCCATCTTGAACTTGTTTGTCAACAACATCTTCAAGCGTATCTAA
- a CDS encoding Retrotransposable element Tf2 protein: MASPILFVKKKNGKLRMCVDYRHLNSMTKKNVYPLPLPQNLIEKLQGAKIFSKFNLKAGYNLVQIKEGNEWKTAFKTKYGLFEYLVMPFGLTNAPAAFQDMMNEIFRDLLDVYVIIYLDNILVFSLNKKDHEAHVQEVLKRLQDNNLFCNIEKCHFHVKRINYLGFIILEFGIEVDQSKVTDAMNWSTPKNVKNIQEFLGFVNFYRQFIPNFGNMAQPLYNLLKKDSIWKWEQAEQQSFDGLKKCLTSAPLLLQPNTTKQFYVECNASDYATGAILSQRNPEGKLAPVAYLSKSLSPAEKNYNIFDKELLAVIRAFKEWRHLLEGLELPVQVLTDHKNLEHFSTSQSLNKQQIQWANFLVDYNFQIIYRPGAQNKKADILSRQYDLEINDLIGEAIYKDERLKEILYKLQNKDKVVNWELKEGLLWYQGKIFVPRDDTIRNLILESRHDALAAGHPGQTRTLELISRSYYWPLLKKFVNSYVSHCKTCIRSKPTNQVPVGLLKPLQIPERPWEDIAYDMIVGLPISEGFDAILTVIDRFSKMVHFIPTQSTASAIDIANLFITYIWKLHGLPKSTVSDRGPTFNAKFICHLYKRLDIKPTYSTAYHPQTDDWVSLLPLAEFALNNLKQTSTGKSPFQICYGYNPRFTVGQKSDESVPNAEEHAEFLEKGYDEVKAALSISQERMKHFYDQRHREEEEIQVGNKVWLNHQNISTNRPSIKLSHKKLGPYLVIEKIGSHAYKLQLPHTMRIHPVFHINLLTKFHPDPHGRNPPQPAPIITEEGEEEYKVEKILDSKWKGRGKTKKLWYLVKWKGYDEGSNLWEPIDNVGNAQEVLEEFHKEHPNAVGA; the protein is encoded by the exons ATGGCCTCTCCCatattatttgtcaaaaagaaaaatgggaaactacgcatgtgtgtggattACCGGCATCTGAACAgtatgaccaagaaaaacgtctatcccctgcccttgccacagaatctcattgagaaattacaaggtgccaagatctttagcaaattcaATCTTAAGGCAGGATACAACCTagtccaaatcaaagaaggcaatgaatggaaaaccgctttcaaaacaaaatacggactatttgaatatttggtcatgccctttggacTAACAAATGCACCGGCAGCCTTTcaagacatgatgaatgagatattcagGGACCTTCTGGATGTCTACGTTATCATATATTTGGACAATATTCTAGTATTCTCTCTTAACAAAAAAGACCATGAAGCCCATGTGCAAGAAGTGCTTAAAAGGCTGCAGGATAACAACCTTTTTTGTAATATAGAGaaatgtcatttccacgtcaaaaGGATCAACTACCTAGGATTCATTATATTGGAATTTGGCATAgaagtagatcaatccaAGGTCACAGATgcaatgaattggtcaacgcctaagaatgtcaagaaTATTCAGGAATTCTTAGGGTTTgtaaatttctatagacaATTTATTCCAAACTTTGGTAATATGGCACAACCTCTGTACAACCTGCTCAAAAAAGATAGtatttggaaatgggaacaggcggaacaacaatcctttgaTGGCCTGAAGAAATGTCTTACATCAGCACCTCTACTTTTACAGCCCAACACTACAAAACAATTCTACGTAGAATGCAATGCATCCGATTACGCAACAGGAGCCATATTATCCCAGCGCAACCCTGAAGGAAAACTGGCCCCTGTAGCAtatctatcaaaatccctgtCACCGGCTGAAAAGAACTACAATATTTTTGACAAAGAGCTGTTAgcagtcattagggcattcaaggaatggcgtcatcTATTAGAGGGGTTGGAATTACCAGTCCAGGTTCTCACGGATCATAAGAACCTGGAGCACTTCTCCACATCACAATCCTTGAATAAACAACAAATTCAATGGGCCAACTTCCTGGTTGattataacttccaaattatCTACAGACCTGGAGCGCAAAACAAGAAGGCGGATATTCTCTCAAGACAATATGAttta GAAATTAATGACCTGATTGGTGAAGCAATCTACAAGGATGAACGCCTTAAGGAAATCTTGTACAAACTTCAGAACAAGGATAAAGTAGTCAACTGGGAGTTAAAAGAAGGATtactatggtatcaaggaaaaatctttgtaccCAGAGATGATACTATTAGGAACCTCATCTTGGAGTCTAGACATGACGCATTAGctgcaggacacccaggacaaaCCAGGACACTAGAACTTATTTCCAGGAGTTATTactggccattgctgaaaaagtttgtcaattcttatgtcagccactgcaaaacctgtatcaggtccaagccaacaaatcaagtacctgtaGGACTGCTAAAGCCattgcaaattcctgaacgtccctgggaagatatagcctatgacatgattgtgggactacCAATTTCAGAAGGCTTTGACGCCATCCTTACTGTCATTGACCgtttctcaaaaatggttcaCTTTATTCCTACCCAATCCACAGCATCGGCtattgacattgccaacttATTTATTACATACATCTGGAAATTACATGGCCTTCCCAAGAGTACAGTTTCAGATAGAGGCCCTACATttaatgccaagtttatttGTCACCTATATAAAAGGCTAGACATCAAGCCTACATATtctacagcctaccatcctcaaacagATG ACTGGGTGTCACTATTGCCATTGGCCGAATTTGccttgaacaatttgaaacagacttccacaggcaaatcccctttccaaatatgTTACGGCTATAATCCAAGATTTACAGTTGGTCAAAAGTCAGATGAATCAGTCCCTAACGCAGAAGAACATGCGGAATTCCTAGAAAAGGGCtatgatgaagtcaaggcagcgttatcaatatcccaagaaaggatgaaacacttctatgatcaacgtcacagggaagaagaagaaattcaagtagggaACAAAGTTTGGCTAAATCATCAAAATATATCCACCAATAGACCATCCATCAAGCTTAGCCACAAAAAGCTAGGTCCCTACTTGgtaattgaaaaaattggatCACATGCGTATAAATTACAACTACCCCAtaccatgcgcatacatccagtcttTCACATTAATCTTCTGACAAAAttccatcctgaccctcatggacgcaatcctcctcaacctgcacctatcatcacagaagaaggtgaagaggaatacaaagtagagaAGATCCTAGATAGCAAGTGGAAAGGACGAGGAAAGACAAAGAAGTTATGGTAtctggtcaaatggaaaggttatgatGAAGGAAGTAACTTGTGGGAGCCAATAGACAATGTGGGAAATGCTCAAGAAGTCCTAGAGGAATTTCACAAGGAACACCCCAACGCAGTTGGAGCTTaa
- a CDS encoding alpha-1,3-glucanase, producing MIPQLSALLLAGALSVVALPTESLSKRADPKAVFAHVIVGNTYNYNIDKWKSDVLLASSKAIDAFTMNVGRDDWQPARVKDAYNATQQVAPNFKLAPKPVYIQWKMFLSTFAGQSCTFGQGSASAGWKWLVNNAGTPLYFIPNVQIDDATQLSTTWSFIDGYKLWNAWPRSATDGNQWDDDAWWMSNVKGKGYLTLVSPWFFIHRPGGNPEINNRYLRGDNFEYRQRWQQLISNRGSLPFVEVATWNDYGESHYIGPMSGAWPSDVKYITPNNDHQAWADYTWYYATWWKSGAAPTIGTDRVYMWARPHPKNATVCSSDGVGAVLNANWADDLLYISLFLKSPAQAYCYSGGKNSGTKSLSTGVNEFTVPLSAGGVGCTVTRNGVTIINYKPTDFTYSTSPSVCNMNAWTGLLRG from the exons ATGATTCCTCAGCTTTCAGCTCTCTTGCTCGCCGGTGCGCTCTCGGTTGTAGCCCTCCCCACAGAGTCGCTATCCAAGCGTGCTGATCCCAAAGCT GTGTTTGCACATGTTATTGTTGGGAACACATACAACTACAATATCGATAAATGGAAGTCGGACGTCTTACTGGCATCGTCCAAGGCTATAGATGCATTCACTATGAATGTTGGTCGCGACGATTGGCAGCCCGCTCGAGTAAAGGATGCGTACAATGCCACGCAACAGGTAGCCCCTAACTTTAAGC TCGCACCCAAACCGGTATACATACAATGGAAGATGTTCCTGTCGACGTTCGCCGGTCAATCGTGCACATTCGGTCAAGGCAGTGCGTCTGCGGGATGGAAATGGCTAGTCAATAATGCCGGGACGCCGTTGTACTTTATTCCCAACGTACAGATTGATGATGCGACCCAGCTATCTACGACCTGGAGCTTCATCGATGGATACA AGCTCTGGAATGCCTGGCCAAGGTCCGCCACGGATGGAAACCAGTG GGATGATGACGCATGGTGGATGTCTAATGTGAAAGGAAAAGGTTACTTGACACTCGTATCGCCCTGGTTCTTCATCCACCGTCCTGGTGGAAAC CCTGAAATCAACAACCGCTATCTGCGTGGAGATAATTTCGAGTATCGTCAACGCTGGCAGCAACTGATCTCGAACCGCGGCTCGCTGCCATTCGTCGAAGTCGCAACATGGAACGACTATGGCGAGTCGCACTACATTGGACCCATGTCTGGCGCCTGGCCGTCTGACGTCAAATACATTACTC CAAACAATGACCACCAAGCATGGGCGGACTACACTTGGTACTACGCTACGTGGTGGAAGTCGGGTGCGGCTCCTACAATTGGTACCGATCGTGTGTATATGTGGGCTCGACCTCACCCGAAGAACGCGACGGTATGCTCCAGCGATGGGGTTGGAGCTGTATTAAACGCAAACTGGGCTGACGACCTTCTTTACATCTCTC TGTTCTTGAAATCACCTGCCCAAGCATACTGCTATTCTGGTGGAAAAAACTCTGGAACGAAGAGTCTGAGTACAGGTGTTAATGAGTTTACTGTACCACTCTCTGCAGGTGGAGTTGGGTGCACG GTGACTCGTAACGGTGTCACGATCATCAACTATAAGCCGACAGACTTTACATACAGCACATCTCCATCTGTTTGCAAT ATGAACGCTTGGACTGGATTGCTTCGCGGATAA
- a CDS encoding Retrotransposon gag protein, which translates to MVAQNMIVLKKEFSQLQGAYEAQHDQIALLRAELEEHRDQSRNQHIFYSNQIQGAAASIQAVQDQLLHQSSSCSTAPPPPPPPSGTATTINPPPTSSNSDLKFAKPNKFSGKKEDALNFIIACQAYIRAKGANRSHEEKILWVTLYFEGAAEDWVRPYKERKVFRGEAVPLLENIDTFWAEFTKHYVDTNCNKKYCQKWNNLRQKALVQEYTREFQQYSVSLGYSDKTLRNKYYDGLKNEIKDIMLSTMFQWRCATAQQVYDKAEEIANHIESMRLSNPSVSTVRATSTAVPTSTSNPTPACTCLNVGDNVYMIDPTTRRAKKGAITSIVRTTSGNMPNVRWNGETKDTMIPFPSLKKDKRPAAAAPVRPIIAPTPVLASSSKGPGPMDLDRRGFANLICHICGGKGHFAQNCPSKPMSGHVANVEWSWERPKEESRIEVVSDEEELGKGKAKAN; encoded by the coding sequence ATGGTTGcccaaaatatgattgttCTAAAAAAAGAGTTCTCACAACTACAAGGCGCTTATGAAGCgcaacatgatcaaatagCGTTACTAAGggcagaacttgaggaaCACCGTGATCAATCACGTAATCAACATATTTTTTATTCAAACCAAATTCAAGGGGCAGCAGCATCCATccaggctgtgcaagatcagcttcttcatcaatcttcctcttgctccacagctccacctccaccgccCCCACCTTCTGGCACTGCCACCACTATCAATCCCCCACCTACGTCTTCTAATTCCGATTtgaaatttgccaagccaaACAAGTTTAGTGGCAAGAAAGAAGACGCCCTCAATTTTATCATTGCCTGCCAGGCTTACATAAGGGCAAAGGGAGCAAACCGGTCCCATGAAGAAAAAATTTTGTGGGTAACATTGTATTTTGAGGGAGCAGCAGAAGATTGGGTACGCCcatacaaggaaaggaaggtgttcagggGAGAAGCGGTCCCCTTATTGGAAAACATTGATACATTTTGGGCTGAATTTACTAAACATTATGTGGACACTAATTGCAACAAGAAGTAttgccaaaaatggaataacTTGCGGCAGAAGGCTTTGGTCCAGGAATACACTCGGGAATTCCAACAATATTCTGTGTCCTTGGGTTATAGTGACAAAACCTTGCGCAATAAGTACTATGACGGCCTTAAAAATGAAATCAAAGATATTATGCTGTCaactatgttccaatggcgttgTGCTACAGCCCAACAGGTTTATGACAAGGCAGAGGAAATTGCTAATCATATTGAATCTATGCGCCTATCCAACCCCTCTGTCTCCACTGTTCGTGCCACTTCTACTGctgtccccacttccacttccaACCCCACTCCTGCTTGCACTTGTCTCAACGTTGGGGACAATGTCTACATGATTGATCCCACTACTcgccgcgccaagaaaggcgccaTCACCTCAATTGTACGCACCACTTCTGGCAATATGCCCAATGTCAGGTGGAATGGGGAAACCAAGGACACAatgatcccattcccatctctcaaaaaagacaaacgtcctgctgctgctgcaccCGTTAGGCCCATTATTGCTCCCACTCCTGTCTTGGCCTCAAGTTCTAAaggcccaggccccatggATCTTGACAGGAGGGGTTTTGCAAACCTTATCTGCCATATATGCGGCGGTAAAGGCCACTTTGCACAAAATTGCccttctaagcccatgtctggacatgtggctaatgttgaatggtcttgggaaaggcctaaagaagaaagtcgTATTGAAGTAGtttctgatgaggaagagttgggaaaaggaaaagccaaggccaactaa